The Halichondria panicea chromosome 10, odHalPani1.1, whole genome shotgun sequence region gttaattaagaatccgacggttaaagggttaagtaGAGGCAGTTCCAAGATTAAGTGATTTAAAACTATAGCAGTACATGAACAGTACCTTGCATGTCATAAGTGGGTAGCCTTTGTAGAGTCTTCAGCTTGTCAGACAACGTCTTTTTTCGAATCAAATTGTTGATCATTGTTAGCTACAGTGAATTATCAGTATTGATCatgccagtataattatacacaagcaaaattaattaaaacaccatATAATACAAGGCGCCAGTTACACATCCCCCATTACCACACACTTTCTAACCTGTGGTCTTGAGGGACTCATTATGCAGGTCTGTGACATGACTTTGTCCTGAGGTCCCCAGCTAGCAGTAGGCCAACTTTTAGCGATGGCAAACTTGTTTACCTCATCCAGTAGGATACTCGCCTCAGCTTCATTCACATTGTCGTCCACTTGCGTTACGACCTGATCTATACTagagcacacaaacacaagggGGTAGGGGTACAAGGGGTGTAGGGATGGGGGGTCACGATCAGACGGTGATATCAGGGGGGTATCGTAAAACAAGGACGAGGGGAGCTCAAAGATGTCCGGATGAGATCGATAGTTGGTTACAAGCGTGGAGATGTAGAATTCTTGTCGGAGTCGCTTGTACGATGAGTGCAGTCGCTCTAGTAACGAAGTAGCAAGACTGTACGATGATGGGACCTCTCCAAACACAAGCATCGCTGGACcaacctgtataattatagaggaaGAGTTAGACATCAAAAATGCAATGCCacagaaactggattattacgTTTTGCATATGTGCTAATGGGGTCAAGCAGAGTTCTATATGCTTATATTCGAggatgcgcatgcatgcagttattttcgagccccacccagtaacTGAATGTTTCTGTGACGAGGGATGACtcattagctagctagaaagtgagcgAGCTAGGCAAGCAGGCGATCCtgactatagatctataattatcatacataATACAGTTCATTTGACCATGCAAGAACTGGAAAAAAATTGGTCTAAGTCCACCTCCGATTCaagtctcacattctctcattTAACAGCGTGCTCAAAGaccttccagatggatatcaccagctatattgctaccatgcactgtacaagctatgGTTCATAGATAAACGTAATTAGCTGAATCAATTCTTTTTGAAAAGCGCTTCATTCTGAGTACAAAAACCTAGAGTTGAGCAtgagcgctaataatccagtttatACAATACCAAAGTTAATTCCATGTAATTTTAGTTTCAATAAACCTCTAGTTAATTGATTTATGCGACATAGTAGTCGCTCGCATAGTTAGtacaggagcccataaaggAAAGAGCATCTAACTCGAGGCTTACGTTTCGTAATTGCCGATAAAATAGCATTTCCTGATATGGAAGGACACTAAGCGCTAGTTAGTATCATGCATAAATTTCTAGACGATACCTTGAACGCTATACCTTCTAAATATATTTTtcggcacttatatttcgtggaatggcctctaaagcATTTCTTTTTGCATAGCCATAATAttcgtgggttgactgcttaccagaagccacacCTTTATTCTTTGCATGTTATACTAATTTTTCGGggacttaattttcatgtaggattgctaacccacaaaaacaACGAAAATTAAACCCCTAGAAAATTTCGTACTACACGGTACATCCAGAATAGGCAATTTTCATCATGCACAAATACTACATACTGACTGACACACAAATCCTAAATGTATATACCTGCTGATCTCCAGCAATCACAATCTTGGTTGTATCAGGATGAGCCAGAGAGAGGGGGGCAATAGCCTCAGGCTCCCGCATCTGGGCCCCCTCATCAATCAGAATATGAGTGAAGAATCGATCACCAATATCTTTAACCAGCTTAGGACGTACCATCATGCATGTCGACATCACAAGATGATTTTGTTGCATGTCTAGAAATTGTCGGTATAAGAGAAAGCTTTTAATCGTTTTGTAGACACTATGCTTGAAGTCATGATCCCTCAGAATAATCACTTCAACATCATCCTCTTTGCCAGTCATCAAATTTTGATAGTGGTCATAGAAGTTATCCACAGACTCTCGCTGTTGAGTGCACACTAGAATACGAGCGGGTTGCTGTTTGATACGAGCTTCAGCAAAGAAGCAGCTGGCAGCCATTGCTAGGAGACGGGTCTTCCCAGAACCAAACGGCCCAACTATGATATTAGGTGGGCCTCGGGGGGAGCAGGTTAGAATGGATTCTAATGCAGCAAATTGATCAGGAGAACAGAGGCTTTCAAAAGGCTTAAGATCGATTCTAATATCAATTGGCTCTTGGCTGAATAAACGAGGAGTAGGCAAAATTTTCTGGATCATAGGTATAACAGTTTTTGATACACACGACTTAAGATGTTTGAAATATGATTGATTTAACTCAAACTTCACCAAAATTCGTGTAAGATCCTTGCTTCCTGTCTCTGGAAGTCCAAGCTGTAATTTCTGCTCCTCTTGCGGTTCAAGcccaatatacatgtacagcttctCCGCAGTATGGCTGTAGTCGTCTCTAAGGATATGAGCTTTACAGATATTCACCTGGCCGCGGTTGAGGATACAAATTGATCCTTGACTGGCTTGTGTTGCATATGCCACTTGATCTTCACTGATGGCTTTCAGGTAGCCATAGCGACAATATCGATCATCGGGTGGTCGTCTCAGAGCTGACGGTTTAAATTCATTCTGATAAAGAAACAAATCATACTCTCCATTGCACCTGTGGGAGTTATAGTCAAACAATGATGGCCTATTTGGCAATACTGAAGATAATACAGAactacattattattattatttggtGTGACTCTTGACCGTGTTAAAATAACTTACTTTTCATCAAGCACCCTTTTACGCTCAATTTTGTCCAGCTTGAGTAGTTCAGTGAACTTGATCTTATAGTTCTCCGCAGATAAGGGGGGGTGTACAACATCCCCACTAGAGGGAGAACGTGGGTCAGGCTGGACACACTTGGAGTTGGGGGATGGGGACATTTGGGACTGACTATCAGGATAAGCAAACTGGGAGGGAGTGGAGATTGAGTGTAATACAAGAATAGAGATGATTTGTGATAAGTGATTTCACTGTTGTTCAGCTCTGCATAAATAATATATACGTACCTAATTAATATACTGCAAAAAAGTGTAAAAGGAGCTGCTACAAATATTCTAGTACCTTAGGAGTTGATACTCTACGATCTTGTTGATAGTCCACTGAGCTTTCAGAATGCGATACACTCAGACTTCGATAACCTCTTCCCCATTGAGCTGTTAATGGTGGGACCTGTTGCTGTGAACCGATTTGGTGTCTCAAAGGGGACGCTTGTCTCCTTGGTCGCATAGCTTCTGAGTCGGAAACAACAGTGAGAGTGTTGACACCCATAGAAAGGGAGCATATCAACCAATGTCAACTATAACCAGATATATAGAAACTCACCTTCACTTATACTGTCATCCTCAGATTCTGCTAACTGAGCATTCCAAGAATCTTGCTCCGCCTTGCTGTGAGCATATGTACAATTGTCTCCATGACGACACGACCCATCTGCATTCTTACAGATGGAAAACTTTTTCCCTGGGGGTAGCCTGTTCGGCATTGGTCTGATTGGTTCAAACACCCAGTCATGACTGAATTCTACATATCGATCTATAAGTATACAACTGCAGAGACGATTAGTTATGGAAAACTCACCTTCACTTATACTGTCATCCTCAGATTCTGCTAACTGAGCATTCCAAGAATCTTGCTCTGCCTTGCTGTGAGCATATGTACAATTGTCTCCATGACAACACGACCCATCTGCATTCTTACAGATGGAAAACTTTTTCCCTGGGGGTAGCTTGTTCGGCATTGGTCTGATTGGTTCAAACATCCAGTCATCACTGaattctacatgtagatctataagtATACAACTGTATGATTGGTTATACGAAATTCACCTTCACTTTTACTGTCATCCTCAGATTTTTCCCCGGGGGGTAGCCTGTTCGGCATTGGTCTGATTGGTTCAACCATCAAGTCATCACTGaattctacatgtagatctataagtATACAACTGCAGAGACGATTAGTTATAGAAACCTCACCTTCAGTTATACTGTCATCCTCAGATTCTGCTAACTGAGCATTCCAAGAATCTTGCTCCGCCTTGCTGTGAGCATATGTACACCAGCCTCTACGACAACACGATCCATCTGCTTTCTTACAGAGGGAAAACCTCTTCCATGGGGGTATCTTTTTCGGCATTGGTCTGATTGCTACATATGCAAGCACAACTTTAGAAAGCTTTGTGGGACGATTGGTTATACGAAACTCACCTTTACTTTTTCTGTCATCCTCTAACTGAGCGTTCCAAGCCTTCTGCTCCGCCTTGCTGTGAGCATATGTACATCTGTTTCTATGACGACACGACCCATCTGCATTCTGACAGAGGGAAAACTTATTCCATGGGGGTATCTTTTTCGGCAGTGATCTGATTGGTTCCAACATCAAGTCATCACTGATGGCTACACAAACAAGCTCTTCTGTGAGGTGGGCCTGAGGAAATGAGCATTCTGTAGTCAGGAGATCAGTGTTCCAGGGGTTGACTTCAAGACAATCCTTACAGACCCAACCATAGAAAGGAACTTGTCTGGATCTTCTAGCCATTTGTAATGATTCTAACGGCTGTTGTTGTGCTCGATCccaaccagccccaccctcttttCTCTGCATATGCCAAAAAatgtgggtggggctggttgaATTATTATACCACAAATTGATATACAgactcgtacatgtacatctagcaATTTCAGGGAGGACCAATAGAAGCTGCTGCTCTTCATGTTTTCTTGGGAGAATTGAAAGGTGCAGCAATTATTCGAGTGGATAGCATTGAGAAAGAGAGGCTGTTTGAGTTGACACTATCTCTACAACAACGTGATTGGACTTGTGCAATGACAAAGCTGTAAATGCTGAAACAGAACTGTGCGTAATCTGAGACAACGCTACTCGAACTCTAGTAAAGACAAGACAAAGACCACCTCTGTAGGGGAGCTTGAAGAGAGATTGGAGATTACAAAGGATGAGAATGAAGTTCTCAAGGAGACATTGGAGGCTACCAAACAAGAGAAGCTAGCAGACATTAAACTACTCCAGGAGCTTATTAGAGAAACTAAGTCTATGTTTGTAGACAGTGTTAGGAAATTATGTGCTGTGCAAAGTTCATAatacatcatgtacatgtgcacggGAACATTTTTTTAAAACTGCTATAAACAGATACATAAGATATAATTAGATCTATATTATATAGCACAGTCACATGTACCAGCTAGTAACTAATAATTTTGACACTACTAACTCACACTGAAAATGAAGCTAACAAGCTATAAGTTGTATAGAAACTTAagaatgtacattgtaataaTACTAGAATTTAAGAATCCAATCGTCCTTGATCTTTCTCATTTTCTTTGAGAGATTCCGAAGAGAAGTATTCTTGGTTAATAACTCATCAGCTGTTGGTCTCTCAGCAGGGTCTGTTGCCAGCAATAGCTTCGCAATTTTTGTCACATTGGGAAGGTTCTCTTTAAATTTGGGAGGGAACTCCAGATTGCGCAGAACTGATAGCACCTGTAcagtcgtgtgtgtgtttgtgcatggGTGTATGTAGTGAGGATGAGTGGACCGTTAAGCTAAAGGGTGTGTACATTGGGGACATAATCTGACCAAGGGAGGGAAATGAAATGCTACTGCTACTGTACCTGGTTTCTGGCCTCGATGATATAGTGAAGCTCAAACAAGATGATACCCAGAGCAAACATGTCTGACTTCTCATCACACGTTTTCCCTTTGATTTGTTCTGGGCTCATGTACAGGAGAGTTCCAGCCTGCATGCTGCCTTTAGAGTGGCCATCAGCTGAGCCATTTTTGGCAGTGTCTAAACCTGTAGGGGCTGAATACCAATATTAATAGAAAGGTTTGCACTGTGCCATGCACCGTTAAGTACAATTATTGTCTGTATAGCATACTAGCTATAAATAGCTAATACAACATACAAACCTTAATTACAGTACCAGAAATTATTTTTGCGATGACTATGTACAattatggtataataattataatgggcaAGTTTTGTAAAGTGCATGGCGCTCTAATTACACCAACTTCGGAAATTGATTTACGAACCTCCAAGTGGCATGGCCACTATTCTTGCTAGCCCAAAATCTCCAATTTTTAAAGTTCCCTCACTCCGAGAGAAAAAAATATTAGGTGGTTTCAGGTCCCGATGTACAAAGCCCTCCTTGTGAATGTACACCAGTGCTTTAAGGATCTGTATGGTAATACATTCATAGAGTAAGGCAACTACTGCACATTTCTAAAGTACCTGTTTGAAGAAGCTCAGAACCTGGCTCTTAGCTCGACTCTTCTCTTCACAGTTTTTGTTCAGCCAGGTGCGCAATGTGTCCCTCTGACAAAGCTCTGTCTGAATAAACAGGCATGTTGGAGGATCGAGTGGAAGGGACGGTTGAAGACATTTGGCCTCAAAGTCTATGGCAGTTTCTGTTATCAGGGATTGAGCAGCTTGAGAGTGGGCAGGTGGAGAGTTAGCACTGTCACTGTGAAATGGGTAGCATATCGATAAGCACATACTGAATATTAAATTACTGAAATGAGACTACTGAGTCAGCAGTGTAAGAGGTCGGTCCAAAAGCACCTATCGAGAGGTCAGCAGAGACAACATGTGTGCTGGTGGAAGTATTTGTTGTATGGGTGGAGCTGGAAGTTGTGGATGTAGACCCCATTGCTGTCGTTACTGGGATCAGTGCAGTTGGCCTAAAGAGAAGGTGACAATAACACAGCAATGCACAACTATGAGATACTCACAATGAATCACTACTCTTTAGCATAGACCACAACTCTTTTGTTGCCCACCCATCCGGAGCTTTCTCTTTCCATGATGTGTGGTAACGGACGATATGGGTGTGTTCCAGGTTAGCCAAGGCCATTACCTCTCTAAGCACCTTGTCTTGCTTCTTAGGGCTATAAAAAGAGCTGGTAAAATGCACGTGTACATAGATACATTTGattctctataataatattatgtcaaAGCATTACCTACATCTTTTTGAAATTTGAGCTAACATTTCACTCACATGTCAGAAAGCCTGATTATCTTCAGTGCATATTCACGCTTGTCCATAATGTACTTCACATGGAACACCACACCAAAGCCTCCCTTGCCAATCGGTGGGTACTTCACCTCATACTCGTCCAGTCTGTGTAATAGGTAGAGGACTGATTAGTAACAAACGACCCAAAACATTGTTCTAGACTTGCAGGTTAACTCAGCCTGCTGCAATGATTACACATTGTAAACTCTAAGTGCTTGCTCACCTGCTAACAGCCTTTGCACTAGTACCACTGGTACTCTAAGGGAATATTTAAACATTAAACACAGCCAATAAATAATATAGCAACGTGATTTGTTTACCTGCGTACTTATTGAAGATGAAGAACGTTGAATAACATCGTCTACATGTAAAAATAATCTTACTTACGAAGACAACACATGTGGAAAGTCACCTTTCATACTAGATCCAGTGGCTTCGTTACTTGTGCCATTGAGGACAGCTTCATCGTCAAGTGCATCGTCAAGTTCATCCTCAAGCAGCAACCGACTAGCTCTCGCTCTTTTTTTGCTCACGTTTAAAGATGGGGGGATAATGAAAGAATGGTACTTGAGACATCTCTTGAGATAATTACTCCAAATTTTCTCTTTCTTTCCGTATTTTTCCAGCATGGTTTGCTCTGTCTTGAGCAGTAGGAACGGGTTGCCAACGGAAACCATAAGTGACTGGGCTCGAGTAATAGATGTATTGAAGATGTGAGGATCACAGAAACTTTTGGTCGGGGTTTGGGTCGAAGAATCAGAGTGGGTCTGCTCAGAGGTACTTAGGAACAGAGCTCGGAACTCCCTACCTGTGAGGAAAATATATATAAATTGAATGTCTATAGACAGTTATTACATACTCCAAAGAAGCTATTAAGTAGAAGCAGTTCTAGAATTAGCAGTACATGAACAGTACTATATATCACAGTCACCTTGCATGTCATAAGTGGGTAGTCTCTTTATAGTCTTCAGCTTTCCAGACACTGCCTCCTTACGAATTAGCTGGTTGATTATCGTTAGCTACAGTACAGTTGTTGTATCAATACACAAGCAGATATATGCACAGTTTAACACATTCCATTACTTGTGAATATGATGGACTCATGATGCAGGCTTGAGACAGGTCCACAGGTCCCCAGCTAGCAGTAGGCCAACTCTTGGCAAACTTATTCACCTCATCCAGCAGGATACTCGCCTCAGCTTCATTCACATTGTCGTCCACTTGCGTTACAGCCTGATCTATACTAGAGCACACAAACACGAGGGGGTAGGGGTAGAGGGGGTGTAGGGATGGAGGGTCACGATCAGACGGTGCAATCAGGGTGGCCTCGTAAAACAGGGACGACGGAAGCTCAAAGATGTCCGGGTGAGATCGATAGTTGGTTACAAGTGTGGAGATGTAGGATTCTTGTCGGAGTCGCTTGTACGATGAGTGCAGTCGCTCTAGTAACGAAGTGGCAAGACCACACGATAATGGGACCTCTCCAAACACAAACATCGCTGAACCAACCTGTAAGGGAGATGAGAGGAATGGTAAAGTACGCTATATCAATATCTGGCAAAAAATATACTTACTACAGAATGTACTGGCAAAAACATCCTATATACCTTTAGATGCTGATCTCCTGCGATCACAATCTTGGTTGTACCAGGATGAGCCAGAGAGAGGGGGGCAATAGCCTCAGGCTCCCGCATCTGGGCTCCCTCATCAATCAGAATATGAGTGAAGAATCGATCACCAAGATCTCTAACCAGCTCATGCACCATCATGCATGTCGACATCACAAGATGATTCTGTTGCATTCCTAGAAATCTTGAGTCAAAATGCTTGAAGCCACGATCCTTTAGAATAATCACTTCAATGTCATCCTCTTTGCCAGCCATCAAATTTTGATAGTGGTCATAGAAATTATCCACAGACTCTCGCTGTTGAGTGCACACTAGAATACGAGCAGGTTGCTGTTTGACACGAGCTTCAGTAAAGAAGCAGCTGGCAGCCATTGCTAAGATACGCGTCTTTCCCGTACCAAACGACCCAACTATGATATTAGGTGGGCCTTGGGGGGAGCAGGTTAGAATGGCCTGTAATGCATCAAGTTGATCAGGAGAACAGAGGGTTTTGTAACGTTTGAGATTGATTTGAATATCAATTGGCTCTTGGCTGAAAGTACGAGGATTAGGGACAATTTTGTGGATGATAGGTACGGCTGCTTTCGATACACAAGACTTGAGATTTTGGAAATACGAATGCTTTAACATGAACTTCACAACAACTCTCATTTGCGTAAAATCTACATTTACCACTTTACGTTGTAATTTTTGCTCCTCTTGGGCTTCAAACCCAATATACAGCTTCTCCTCAGTATAGGAGTAGTTGTCTTGAAGAATATCAGCTTTGCAGATATTCACTTGGCCGAGGTTGAGGATATAAATCGAGCCTTGACTGGATTGGGTTGCATATGCAACTTGGTCTCCGTTGATATTTTCCAAGTAGCCATAGCGACGATACTGAACATCGAGCGGTCGTCTCAGAGCTGGTGGTTTAGTCCCATGCTGATAGAGAAACAGATTGTACTCTCCATTGCATCTGTAGGAGTGGCCAAACAGGACGAAatactgataattatttataaagCACTTAGTGAAATACTTCAagcaatcataattaattataaagcaCTTGGTCTAATGGTGTGACACTTGAGACTAAACTTAAACAATTTACTTTTCGTCAAGCACCCTCTGATGTTCGATTTCCTCCAATTTGAGCAGTTCAGTGAACTTGCTCTTATAGTTCTCCGGAGATAAAGGGGCATGTACTACGTCTGGAACACCCCCACTGGAGGGAGAATGAGGGTGCATGAGGCTGGACATAATTGGGGGTGGGGACAATTGGGGCTGACTACGGCCAACCTGGGATGAGGGGGAGGGTGGAAAGATGGTGAGCAAATGATGCATGGCGAGTATCAATCAGGACTCAATGCTGCCATAAAATAGTTAATATATAGATGTGACACTAGGTCAAAGCTGTGTAAAAACTGCTGTAAATATTTCAGTACCGTAGGAGCTGTTGGAGTTGTAGAATGCGATTGACTCAAACTCCGATAACCTCTCCCTTGAGCTGTTAATGGTGGGGCCTGATGTTGTGGATTGATTTGGTGTATGGAGAAAGCTTGTTCCCTTGGCTGCATACCTTGTGAGTGTGACGAGACAAAAAAAAACAGTTGTGGCACTTGCTATAGAAAGGGTAAATATCAACAGAAATGGACCCATATCAACTACATGACAATTCAAACAGAAGGGATCAGATATGGAAAACTCACTTTCATGCTTGCTGTCATCCTCAGATTTCACTAACATAGCATTCCACCCACCTTGCTCTGCTTTAATTGCTGTGAGCAAACATGCAAACGTCCCCAAAATCACACAACCCATCTGCATTCTTACAGAGGGAAAATGTCTTCCTCCATGGGGGTGGTAATTTGTACGGCATTGGTCTGATTTGCTCCAGTATCCAGTCATCACTGATGGCTACAAGAACAAGCACTCCTGTGTGGGACTGGAATAAGCATTCTGTGTTCAGGAGATCAGTGTTACAGGGGTTGGCTTCAAGACAATCCTCACAGACCCAACCACAGGATGGAACTTGTCTACTAGCCATTCTGTATTGTCAAGAGTATATTATGTCTatgagagtatcgaacgtacaGTCAGATGGCCAGCGTCGTTTATATTTTTTCTACTTCCTGTTTAGTTTATCTTGCAGAAGTAAGGTCCCGTTTTTCTGAGCTGACTTCTAGCTTGTTTATCTTTCTTGCTGCGAGAGTTATGATGTTCTAAACAGCTCCAAAGTGCTTTTCAGTCTTCCAGGAGTCGAATGATACTAATAAAGTATATAGTTTTGCTAGCTGCTTGCCTCTAATCTAGCCCCATTTTTATACATACTGCACAATGAATCACCAGCAGTGCACGTGTGTTGGCACTGTTTAAAATCCCATGCCACAAAATTCAAAGATATTATTTATATATACAAACCAAAAGATCCTCGCGTAGGATTATGACGCATTACCTATAGATCGCAATCATCTactaatgcgcatgcatgcacagaaaAAAGTGATATGTAGAAATAACAAAGCTTGTTACAATAACATATAATCAATGTTACAACATTGTGTAGATATAGCAAGAACATGTGATATACACACATAGTTGATGCAGTTTAAACACATGCCATgtaataattactgtacaaCATGTACTTATGACATACATTGTTCAATTCAGCACTAACATGTAATAATAACAAGTCAAGATGTAGTTACTACTCAATAAATGTAAATACAACATTAAATGCTACAGTGACGCTTTAAATGTAGGAATAGCAAAATGGATCGTAGTTGTAACAAATGCCATgtaataattactgtacaaCATGTACTTATGAGATACATTgttctaactcttcaatctatggttcaaTTCAGCACTAACATGTAATAATAACAAGTGTATATGTATTAATAAAACATGTATTAATGACAAGTTTAGTATGTAGTTAATACACAAATCAATGTAAATTGAATCAAACCATAGATCTACACAAAGGTTAGTAACTGTATTAGCTATACAAGTGTTTATAGTATGGTGGCCTTGAGGGATCATGGTGATCAGTGAACTTTCCATGTGTTGCATATGAACTTTTGTGAGCTGAGCACATTGCCTGACTAGACTGTGTAGTGTTATGGCTGGTGAACAGGTGAGatttaattataatgatgtatGCATGAGACATTAACTGATCCACACATTCATTATATAGAAAATGGATTATTATGTGCTACATTTCACCTTTCACTTTGGCCAACTGTTCTTTCTTGTTCTCTGTTGTGGTGAAGACGACGACGACGACGAGGTGTGCTTCTTTCACGCAATACATTTATTTCATACAAATCCTATTCTCAAATTACAAAGCTTTGAAACAATTTTGTCCTTTGTACTATCCTAGACTATACTCTCAAATTAGCGTGCTAATCAACAATTttaacagtgtacatgtatacgtaataataattattgtgatatcaataataatataagaTTATTCATGGTTCGTTCAGAAATGATCGTTgagcaatgcatgcatgaggtgTTACATTCTTATAACATAAGAGCGCATGGCAATATAAAGCCCTCTGTCACCTATGTATGTATGGGCAGTGAGAGGATGAGGATCAATTAGATGAGATACACATACAACAAATGTTTGATAGGTATGCTCAATCAAATAGCACTGAAGGTGATTGTTAATGCCACACGTTGTAAACCTTTCAGCAACTAGTATTGGGGTTTCAACCATTACTAAAATATCTTTAATCTTCGCAAACTGGGGTAAATCATCATCTTGCCAGCCAACAATGACAAAATCATTCTGGTAGTACTGCTCGCCGTGAATTTTAATCCAGTTAGGCCTAAAAAGTAAGTTAAGTCATTGAATAACAACGAACAGCTGTAATTTCATGACTATACCTACCGTGACACAGCTGTTTCTAGATGTACATTTGGTAAAGCAATCAGTATTTCATGTAGAAGTGGCTCATCAGACAACACAATTGACATGTTACATGTGTGTCAGTAAAAGCAAGAGTTTATAAGTTAATGGTACTTACATGGTCCACATTCAAGTTCATCGTAAGAAAAGAACCTTCCTTGCAGATGTGCAGCCATTAACTTCTGGTGGCGTTTAGCAACGGAATATGGCACATTCTTAAAGTTTCCAATTCTACCAGCTTTCTTgaagtaattattttttgcctCCATTCTCATACACCAAGCAGTTTGGAGAGGGCCCATCCTGTAATTGTAATAATAGACATGATCATAAATAAAAGTCTAGACCAGTTTAGCAATTAAAATTAACGTACATGTTAATTTGAAATTGAAATTCTAAAATTTCAACtgttttatgaaagcttagaaggaatAGCATGCTCAAATCTCATATTTGGAACAGGCCTTCTCATTTTAAAATACAAAGATCTAGATCAACGATACACCACTGTTTCGCatgtattttttttattaacaTCGATGTATAAAATCATAGCTCTGTGAACTGGGCAGGGAACTCCAGATGGCTGCGCAGAGCTGTGAGCACCTGTgaggatgtgtgggtggtgggggtg contains the following coding sequences:
- the LOC135342289 gene encoding uncharacterized protein LOC135342289 isoform X1 → MTGYWSKSDQCRTNYHPHGGRHFPSVRMQMGCVILGTFACLLTAIKAEQGGWNAMLVKSEDDSKHESMQPREQAFSIHQINPQHQAPPLTAQGRGYRSLSQSHSTTPTAPTVGRSQPQLSPPPIMSSLMHPHSPSSGGVPDVVHAPLSPENYKSKFTELLKLEEIEHQRVLDEKCNGEYNLFLYQHGTKPPALRRPLDVQYRRYGYLENINGDQVAYATQSSQGSIYILNLGQVNICKADILQDNYSYTEEKLYIGFEAQEEQKLQRKVVNVDFTQMRVVVKFMLKHSYFQNLKSCVSKAAVPIIHKIVPNPRTFSQEPIDIQINLKRYKTLCSPDQLDALQAILTCSPQGPPNIIVGSFGTGKTRILAMAASCFFTEARVKQQPARILVCTQQRESVDNFYDHYQNLMAGKEDDIEVIILKDRGFKHFDSRFLGMQQNHLVMSTCMMVHELVRDLGDRFFTHILIDEGAQMREPEAIAPLSLAHPGTTKIVIAGDQHLKVGSAMFVFGEVPLSCGLATSLLERLHSSYKRLRQESYISTLVTNYRSHPDIFELPSSLFYEATLIAPSDRDPPSLHPLYPYPLVFVCSSIDQAVTQVDDNVNEAEASILLDEVNKFAKSWPTASWGPVDLSQACIMSPSYSQLTIINQLIRKEAVSGKLKTIKRLPTYDMQGREFRALFLSTSEQTHSDSSTQTPTKSFCDPHIFNTSITRAQSLMVSVGNPFLLLKTEQTMLEKYGKKEKIWSNYLKRCLKYHSFIIPPSLNVSKKRARASRLLLEDELDDALDDEAVLNGTSNEATGSSMKDDVIQRSSSSISTQSTSGTSAKAVSRLDEYEVKYPPIGKGGFGVVFHVKYIMDKREYALKIIRLSDISFYSPKKQDKVLREVMALANLEHTHIVRYHTSWKEKAPDGWATKELWSMLKSSDSLPTALIPVTTAMGSTSTTSSSTHTTNTSTSTHVVSADLSIGAFGPTSYTADSVVSFHDSANSPPAHSQAAQSLITETAIDFEAKCLQPSLPLDPPTCLFIQTELCQRDTLRTWLNKNCEEKSRAKSQVLSFFKQILKALVYIHKEGFVHRDLKPPNIFFSRSEGTLKIGDFGLARIVAMPLGAPTGLDTAKNGSADGHSKGSMQAGTLLYMSPEQIKGKTCDEKSDMFALGIILFELHYIIEARNQVLSVLRNLEFPPKFKENLPNVTKIAKLLLATDPAERPTADELLTKNTSLRNLSKKMRKIKDDWILKF
- the LOC135342289 gene encoding uncharacterized protein LOC135342289 isoform X2, with the protein product MTGYWSKSDQCRTNYHPHGGRHFPSVRMQMGCVILGTFACLLTAIKAEQGGWNAMLVKSEDDSKHESMQPREQAFSIHQINPQHQAPPLTAQGRGYRSLSQSHSTTPTAPTVGRSQPQLSPPPIMSSLMHPHSPSSGGVPDVVHAPLSPENYKSKFTELLKLEEIEHQRVLDEKCNGEYNLFLYQHGTKPPALRRPLDVQYRRYGYLENINGDQVAYATQSSQGSIYILNLGQVNICKADILQDNYSYTEEKLYIGFEAQEEQKLQRKVVNVDFTQMRVVVKFMLKHSYFQNLKSCVSKAAVPIIHKIVPNPRTFSQEPIDIQINLKRYKTLCSPDQLDALQAILTCSPQGPPNIIVGSFGTGKTRILAMAASCFFTEARVKQQPARILVCTQQRESVDNFYDHYQNLMAGKEDDIEVIILKDRGFKHFDSRFLGMQQNHLVMSTCMMVHELVRDLGDRFFTHILIDEGAQMREPEAIAPLSLAHPGTTKIVIAGDQHLKVGSAMFVFGEVPLSCGLATSLLERLHSSYKRLRQESYISTLVTNYRSHPDIFELPSSLFYEATLIAPSDRDPPSLHPLYPYPLVFVCSSIDQAVTQVDDNVNEAEASILLDEVNKFAKSWPTASWGPVDLSQACIMSPSYSQLTIINQLIRKEAVSGKLKTIKRLPTYDMQGREFRALFLSTSEQTHSDSSTQTPTKSFCDPHIFNTSITRAQSLMVSVGNPFLLLKTEQTMLEKYGKKEKIWSNYLKRCLKYHSFIIPPSLNVSKKRARASRLLLEDELDDALDDEAVLNGTSNEATGSSMKDDVIQRSSSSISTQSTSGTSAKAVSRLDEYEVKYPPIGKGGFGVVFHVKYIMDKREYALKIIRLSDIPKKQDKVLREVMALANLEHTHIVRYHTSWKEKAPDGWATKELWSMLKSSDSLPTALIPVTTAMGSTSTTSSSTHTTNTSTSTHVVSADLSIGAFGPTSYTADSVVSFHDSANSPPAHSQAAQSLITETAIDFEAKCLQPSLPLDPPTCLFIQTELCQRDTLRTWLNKNCEEKSRAKSQVLSFFKQILKALVYIHKEGFVHRDLKPPNIFFSRSEGTLKIGDFGLARIVAMPLGAPTGLDTAKNGSADGHSKGSMQAGTLLYMSPEQIKGKTCDEKSDMFALGIILFELHYIIEARNQVLSVLRNLEFPPKFKENLPNVTKIAKLLLATDPAERPTADELLTKNTSLRNLSKKMRKIKDDWILKF